One segment of Solanum stenotomum isolate F172 chromosome 1, ASM1918654v1, whole genome shotgun sequence DNA contains the following:
- the LOC125844248 gene encoding protein MIS12 homolog: MEGSESEKVFDSLNLNPQLFINEALNCVDDLVDDAFDFFHQEAVKLLKTEGTDRSEDLKKGVTNIKNIIQLALDKRLSMWEKYSLHHCFTVPQGFSLPKADGPSSDSSLDTNGIENPEIDSKLDFLRNKLSQVGKESAELNRELQALERQSMLSGRSATSLTEALELYQQQSVNEKFEELVRTASDFHTKLETLTTKMMDNTEHPRAKKSRISNGELYRMNNDKGLLSVTMEELQELVDDIKTLRD; this comes from the exons ATGGAAGGCAGCGAGAGCGAGAAGGTGTTCGATTCATTGAACCTAAATCCCCAACTCTTCATCAACGAGGCACTCAATTGTGTCGACGATTTAGTCGACGATGCTTTCGATTTCTTCCACCA AGAGGCAGTAAAGCTTCTGAAGACCGAGGGCACAGATCGATCCGAAGATCTGAAGAAG GGTGTGACTAACATTAAGAACATAATCCAGTTGGCTCTGGATAAGCGGTTGAGCATGTGGGAGAAGTACTCTTTGCACCATTGTTTTACGGTTCCACAAGGGTTCTCTTTGCCCAAAGCT GACGGACCATCCAGCGACTCTTCACTTGATACTAATGGTATTGAGAATCCGGAAATAGACTCAAAGTTGGATTTCTTAAGGAACAAACTTTCTCAG GTGGGGAAAGAGTCTGCTGAGCTTAACAGAGAACTACAAGCACTGGAAAGGCAGTCCATGTTAAGTGGTCGCTCTGCTACCTCTCTTACTGAAGCATTAGAGTTGTATCAGCAACAGTCAGTGAATGAGAAGTTTGAAG AATTAGTACGGACTGCATCAGATTTTCATACCAAATTGGAGACACTGACAACCAAAATGATGGATAATACTGAGCACCCAAGAGCAAAGAAAAGTCGCATTTCAAATGGTGAACTGTATAGAATGAATAACGATAAAG GCCTCCTGAGTGTGACAATGGAGGAACTTCAAGAACTTGTGGATGATATAAAGACTCTTCGCGACTAA
- the LOC125844228 gene encoding protein STRICTOSIDINE SYNTHASE-LIKE 11-like, with product MEKVSIRKTVLFAQICIMLNVSPSIAWCRFPAFSKLQLPLQIIGPEASAFDRKGGGPYTGIADGRIVKYQGPKVGFTDFAVTSPNRTKAKCDGKNGPELQQICGRPFGLGFYYKTGDLYITDAFYGLVVIGPSGGLVTRVPSFQGRNFAFLDALDIDQSKGVVYFVDSGAIFLTGNRTRIVESEDTSGRLFEYDIGTKQVTLLLSGLSGPIGVALSKDNSYVLITEYITQRIQRFWLKGTKANSSDVFANVDGIPDNIKRTVLGDFWVAISNTKQPTTFSLGQRINQFGRVVETCNFTDQYKSPNGITEVQEYKGKLYVGSLDQNFVGVSRV from the exons ATGGAAAAGGTCTCAATTAGAAAAACAGTATTGTTCGCCCAGATTTGTATCATGCTAAATGTTTCTCCCAGCATTGCTTGGTGTCGATTCCCTGCATTTAGCAAGCTCCAACTTCCATTACAAATAATAGGTCCCGAAGCTTCTGCTTTTGATAGAAAAGGTGGTGGACCTTACACAGGTATTGCAGATGGCAGAATAGTCAAATATCAAGGTCCAAAAGTTGGCTTCACTGATTTTGCTGTTACATCACCAAATAG GACCAAGGCAAAATGTGATGGAAAAAATGGCCCAGAATTACAACAAATATGTGGAAGACCATTTGGCCTTGGATTTTACTACAAAACTGGTGATCTCTACATAACTGATGCATTTTATGGACTCGTGGTGATTGGACCAAGCGGAGGGCTTGTTACACGTGTTCCTAGCTTTCAGGGCAGGAATTTTGCTTTTCTCGATGCACTAGATATCGACCAAAGTAAAGGAGTAGTTTATTTTGTAGATTCAGGAGCTATATTCCTGACTGG CAACAGGACTAGAATAGTTGAAAGCGAAGATACATCAGGGAGATTGTTCGAGTATGATATAGGAACAAAACAGGTCACATTATTGCTAAGTGGACTGTCAGGGCCAATTGGGGTGGCACTCAGCAAAGATAATTCATATGTCTTGATCACAGAATATATTACTCAAAGAATTCAGAGGTTTTGGCTCAAAGGCACAAAAGCAAATTCATCAGATGTTTTCGCAAATGTTGATGGAATTCCAGATAACATTAAGAGGACTGTGTTGGGGGACTTTTGGGTGGCTATTTCCAACACAAAACAACCTACTACATTTTCACTAGGACAAAGGATCAATCAATTCGGAAGGGTCGTGGAAACATGTAATTTCACAGATCAATATAAGAGTCCTAATGGGATAACTGAAGTTCAAGAATATAAAGGAAAGCTTTATGTTGGGTCTTTAGACCAGAACTTCGTTGGTGTTTCTAGAGTTTGA